A DNA window from Mesorhizobium sp. C432A contains the following coding sequences:
- the flaF gene encoding flagellar biosynthesis regulator FlaF produces the protein MYQFSYADIQTDSVADAKDRERELLTRSIEMLAAAAAVGHTSMEAVEALHFTNRVWTTFVEDLGSSDNVLPKELRANLISIGLWLLREAEDIRQGRTDNFEGLIEVSQIIRDGIQ, from the coding sequence CCAATTCTCCTACGCCGACATCCAGACCGACTCCGTTGCCGATGCGAAAGATCGCGAGCGGGAGCTTTTGACCCGCTCGATCGAAATGCTGGCGGCGGCGGCGGCGGTCGGCCACACCTCGATGGAGGCAGTCGAAGCGCTGCACTTCACCAACCGGGTCTGGACCACCTTCGTCGAGGATCTCGGTTCCAGCGACAATGTCCTGCCCAAGGAACTGCGCGCCAACCTCATCTCCATCGGCCTGTGGCTGCTGCGCGAGGCCGAGGACATCCGCCAGGGCCGCACCGACAATTTCGAAGGGCTGATCGAAGTGTCCCAGATCATCCGGGACGGCATTCAATGA